The DNA window attgaacctgcaatctcacggttcctagtcagattcgttaaccactgcgccacgatgggaactccttggataaACTTTAGAAGTCTCTAAATAGTTGCGGATTGTGGGGGCTCATGAGGCCAAGGTTAATACCCTCAGATCCCAGGTGAAAGCGTGGTCAGAAATTCAAGTCAACTGATTGCCCTGAGCATTGAAATGAGCCTCTGTAGGTTGTTTAATATATGTGCAAAGTAAGGACTGGCACTGATTTGTACTCAGGTATCGTGAGGCAAGTGATTCTCCGAGTTCTTATGCCAAAGAAGGTGACCTTGGATAAAGAGCTGTTATTGGTGGATGAGATTTCTGGATCATTGGCAGTGGCCATTTATCTTTAACAGTGTGCTTATGAGTTCATTTCTTGGGCAGAGAATTCTCTTATTGTGGGCATGATGCCTAGGTTTTAACCAATCTGATGCCTGGGTCCAATCTTGATCAGGGATGTCCTGTTTGATTTATGGACAGCATCTCTTCAATGGAACCCATCAGAACTGGTTATGGCACACTGTCCATAAGAATAtcaatttcctggagttcctgttgttgctcagggttaaggacctgacattgtctttgcaggttcaacccctggccttgctcagtgggttaaggatccggcatttccacaagttgtggcttaggtcacagatgcagctcagatcccggtgatgctgttgctgtggtgtaggctgcagctgcagctctgacttgactcctgacctgggaacttccatatgtagcaggtgcggccataaaaagaaagaaaaaaaaagaatatcaacttTCTGCATTCATGTGCTCCCAAGTAACTCACAAAGTGGACAATGTGCCTAGAAAGTTGACCTCTTCCAGAACGATTGCGTCAATAAGATAATAGGGGGACTCACTTCCTTGTCTAGGTGGGATACGCCAGAGGCACAATTTTGGGCTCTATTCTGTAAGCACCAATGTGTGTTTGACAAAGAAACCTTTGGATAGAGAAGCTAAAGGCTTCTGCATTCATGACCAGCCCCAGGACCACTGTAGCCTTGCAGCCTTCCATGGCAGGTCCAAGTCCACCGACCAGAaggcaggcaccagccccaggATCCCCTGGGCACTGACCCCACCTATCAGCAGGCAGACACTAGCACCAGGACCATGGAAGTCCATAGCCCACAACCTGTTGTAGCAGGACACAGCCTACCCACCAGTGGACCAGCACCAGCCCTGGGACACCTCAGGccccccagccagccagccaaggATCCAGCCCCACCATCAGCTGGCTGACACAAGCTTTGGGAAATCCCAGACACTGCAGCTAGCTGTGCCAGCAACTGGTGCTACCTATCAGTGAGCCAACATCAGCTCCAGgatccccagggccctgcagccagagatCCTAGGacccagctccacctaccagtgagccAGCACTAGCCCTGGGACACCCCAGGCCCTGGTATCACCTACTGGCTCCAAGATACCTTTGACTTCACAGCCAGCCACAATGGGATCCAGCCCTGCTCACCAGTGGGCCAGCACCAGCTTTGGGACATGCCAGAACCCACAGCCAGCTGAGAGGAACCAGGCTCATACACTAGCAGATCCCAGAACCCTGGGCCCACAAACACCCACACTAGAATCCTGCTCCTCCCACCAGTGAgccaccactagcctggggaaCCCTCGGGTTCAGCAACCAGCCACCTCATGATCCAGCTTTACCAAAGTGGTCTTCCAAGGCAGGAGCTGACAACCAACTAGACCAGGGGCCAGCCTGCCTACCTACTGCCTCATGGTAGTCAGCCAGCCATAACAGAAGGACACACACAACCCAcaaagggagcagccctagagcatatggctctggtgaccagaggggagtGCACTGTTAAGACTCAGGACAGCTCCTAAAAATGTAACTTCTCCAAGGTCTGGAAACATAACCAACTTACTAATATAATAAAGACAGCAGATTAGGCAAAATTATGTGACAGAGGAACATGtttcaaatgaaggaacaagataaaacaccAGAAGAACTAAGTGgagtggagataggcaatctacctgataGAGTTCAAGGTTGTGATTGAAAAGATGATCAAGGAACTcagaagaagaatggatgaacaaaatgagaaattagcaatgttgattgagcatattttcatgggcctgttggccatctgtatgtcttctttggagggatgtttatttaggtcttctgcccaatttttgattggatttttttgatattgtgttgtatgagctatttgtatattttgaatatgaacCCCTGTTGGccttatcatttgcaaatattttctcccattccatacattgtctttttgttttgttggtggcttcctttgctgtgcaaaagcttttaagtttgattagaccCCATTTGTTtatccttgcttttcttttgtcttaggaGACTGTTCTAAGAAGATATCGCTACGatttatgtctgagaatgttttacctatgttctcttctgagaggtttttgtttgtcttttgtctttttagggccgcaccctcggattatagaggttcccaggctagggatctaatctgagctgttgctgctggcctatgccagatccaagccgcgtctgcgacctataccacagctcacagcaatgctggatccttaacccaccaagtgagaccagggatcgaatctgcaatctcatggttcctagtcggatttgtttctgctgtgccatgatgggaactcctcttctgggagttttattgtatcatgtcttatatttggATCTTTAAagccttttgagtttatttttgtataaggtatgagggagtgttctaatttcattgatttacatatagctgtccagttttcccaacaccgcTTGCTAAAGAAACTgaactgtctttcctccattgtatattcttgcctcctttgttgtagattgactgtaggtgtgtgggtttatctctgaactctattctgttccactgatctatatacatatttacatcacacttttgattactgtacctttataatattgtctgaggtctgggagggttataactccagctctgttcttttttctcaggattgttttgtcaatcctggatcttttgtggttccatatatattttaggaatatttgctctagttctgtgaataatgtcatGGCTATTTTGCTGGAGACTGCATTAAATCTGTaatgtagactgctttgggtagtattgtcatgttaacaatattaattcttccaatccaggatcatgggatatttttctgtttctttgaatcatcttcaatttcccttatcaatgttttatagctttcataatatagttattttttttgacttgatttttttattttttaaatttcagattgacattttatttattctactctattttgccacacccatagtatgcagaagttcctgggtcagggactgaatctgcaccacagcattcacaatgccagatctttaaccactaggtcaccagggaactcccactgaaacaattttaaatgagatttctttaactttctctttatttattagtGTAAggaaatgcaacatatttctatatatttattttgtatactgCTATTTTGGtgaattcatttaattctaatagtttttttgggtGAAGATGTTAGGGTTCTCTATacagagtatcatgtcatctgtaaaataggacaGTTCTGCCTCTTCCCTTTTAATTTGGAGACATCTATATATCTacatgttatataattttttgtgtgcctcattgctgtggctaggacttccaatactatgttgcatAGAACTGGCGAGAGTGTGCATCGTTGTCTACTTCCTGAGTtaagtgggaaggctttcagctttcaccATTTATGCTGGATGTGGTTTCGTCATAAACGGCTTTTATTCTGAAGACATATAtcctctctatacccactttggtgagagatTTTATCACatatggatgttgaattttatcaaatgttttttctgcatctattgagatgatcatatggtttttgtctacactgattgatttgcatatattgaatcaTCTTTGTAACCCTAGCtagataaatccaacttgatctggtgtatgatcctttttctgtattgttggatttggtttgctagggtcttttttgtttgtttttgttttataaatgttattgagaattttgcatctacatttatcaaaaatgttggcttattttttttgtagtgtcatcagagtgatggtggcttcatagaatgaatttagaagtgttccctcttcttcagtcttttggaatagCTTGAGAAAGATgattgtaatttcttttttgtatgtttggtagaaatccCCAGTGAAGGTATCCAGTCCTGGCCTTTGTTTGCAGtgaggttctttttcttttcttttttttaaaattatagattctatttcacttgCAGTGATTGATTTGTTCaaattaagttttttcttttttaaaatcatttttatttttttccattataattggtttacagtgtcctatcaattttctactgtacagcaaagtgacccagtcacacatacataaacacattctttttctcacattattctccatcatgctccatcataagtgactagacatagttcccagtgctatacagcaggatctcattgcttatccatttcattttttatttattttattttatttttttgtctttttgctatttcttgggccgctcccgcggcatatggagcttcccaggctaggggtccaatcggagctgtagccatcggcctacaccagagccacagcaacacaggatccgagccgcatctgcaacctacaccacagcccacggcaacgccggatcgttaacccactgagcaagggcagggactgaacccgcaacctcatggttcctagtcggattcattaaccactgcgccacgatgggaactcctgcttatccatttcaaaagcaatagtttgcatttagtaaccccagatttccagtccatcctactccctccccctcagcaaccaacatctgttctccaagcccatgagtttcttttctgtggaaaggttcatttgcgctatatattagattccagatataagtgatattatatggtatttgtctttatctttctgacttacttcacttggtatgagtctctagttccatccatgttgctgcatatagaattattttgttcttttttatagctgagtagtattccactgtatatatataccacaccttcttaatccattcgtcaatggacattttggttgtttccatgtcttggctattgggaatagtgctgtaatgaacatatgggtgcacgtgtctttttcaaagaaagttttgtccagatatatgcccaagagtgggattgctgggtcataaggtagttctgtatttagttttctgaggtacctccacactgttttccatagtggttgtaccaacttacattcccaccaagagtaaaggaggattcccttttctccacaccctttacTGCatttatctgtggacttattaatgatggccattctgactggtttaaggtggtacctcatatgtttttcttgattcaattttggcagtCTATAtgttttctagaaacttgtccatttcttctaggttgtccaatttgttggcatatacttgttcatagtattctttttttgtatttctgtggtattagTTGTTATCTTCTTGAACTTATTTTATTTGACTCCTCTCTTCTTGGTGTGTGTGGCTAGAGGTTTGgcaattttaccttttcaaaaactgatatcttaaaaaaatacaactgatGTCTCAACTTtacttgatctttattttttttttttctactgtacagcatggtgacctgtttctattattttttgatgtgtgacgtcttatgtttttttttgcctGGCCCATGGCAGGTcaagattcccaggccagggatggaaactacaCCACAGAAACGGCTTaagccgctgcaatgacaacactggatcctcaaccttcTGCACCACAGAACTCCTCATGTTTCCCTAAGAAATAGACTGTGTTTAATATTTGCTATAGTGGTGAGTGTCAGGGGCTTCAATATCCTCCAGTGTTCTTTTATCTTTCTCCATTGCTGTGTTTGGCTATCCCTAGAAATCATTTGCAGGTAGAGTCTGTGtcttgcagggttttttttgtttgtttgttttttgctttttgggccacacccacaggatatggaattCCAAggtagtggttgaatcagagctgcagctgctggcctacaccacagccacagccacaccatatctgagccttgtctgtgacccaccacagctcactgcaatgctggatccttaacccagtgagcaaggtcaggaatcgaacctgcatcctcatgtataatagtcaggtttgctgccactgagctacaatgggaactccttgcagtTGTTTTAATCCACTGTTTACACACTGGAGTCCTGTTGATAGGGCAGTCAAGTGTGTGGTGGGAAAATATTCTCTTATATTAGGATTAAATCTGCTGTGTTTTAGTGGGACAGACTCCGTGGATTATGTATGTCAGAAGAGGTTCTTGGCTTTTACTCTTGTCAGATCAAAAAGCAAAGGGAGTTGTCTGACTGTTCTTTCTTCAATCACATAAGGCTTTGGAAAATTAGTTTTCCTTGAGGGATATCCTAAGGTACAGAGAACAGAATGCTTTGTGTGTATATCAAAGTGCTCCCGTGCACTattggtggtatttttgtttttttttttttgctttttagggctgtgcctgtggcatatcgaagttcccaggctaggggtcgaatcagagctgcagctgccagcctacaccacagccatagtgatgccagctccttaacccactgaatgaggccagagatcaaacttgcatcctcatgtataccagtccagttcataacccactgagccacaatgggaactacctccCATTTCCTGCATAGAACATGAGGCAATTTTTTCCTATCTTCACAGTGAGAACCCATTTGGGATTGTGgaagaaaatttaacatttttgggGTTTTGGAAGACTGGCTTCCCTTAGAGCTTTTAACTCTCAAGCTAGTTTATACTGTGTATCCAGCAATTCTTCTATTATACTTTATGTGTTCTAGAAGTTGCTGGCTTCAGTGGCTTCTGCTTTCAGTAATTCCCTGTACCTCAACAAACCCTCATCTGGGGGGGAGGCACTAGTTTCACATATAACCTCAATTATCTCATGGGTCTAAGAAGATACGTGAACTTCTAGCTTGTTCAGCATTTTTTGTTctaaaaatgagggagttcctgtcgtggctcagtggaaacaaatctgactggcgttcatgaggatgtgggttcaatccccagcctcactcagtgggttaaagatccagcattgccatgagctgtgctgtgggctgcagacatggcttggatctgacattgctctggctgtggtgaaggctggtggctgcagctttagtttgacccctggcctaggaacctccatatgctgtgggtgtggcactgaaaagtccaaaaaaaaaaaaaaaaaaaaaagagagagagagagagagaatgaacagAAACCATGCATTCACCTCTATTGTTCTGTTTTTCCCTTCTGAGTCTTTACAATTTTCAATTATTGATTTTACTGCTAGTAACCATGGGGTAgtttcaaagtttttcttttgtgacCAAGAATAAAGCATTATCATTGAGATCTTTGTATTTGGGTTTCTTTCCTCAACTTTCCTCCTTCCTAATTCAAAGTCTATTCATCAAATTataatcagaaagaaagacataaaGCAAAGGctcaaatatgaaaataataatgcacgggaaaatatattctttgataaacatacatatatttattcaacTATTTGCTagtatggaaaatggaaaaaggctCTCTACCTGTCACCCTTCAAAAAAGGAGCTCTGTCAGTAAGAAAGgtagaatatatataataaactaaAGACATCAAGGAACCTTCACAAGGCCACTAGGAAAATCCCAAGAAATACTACATTGTCATTTTTCAATGTCCACTTAACAcagaataaaatgttattaagaaaaattacacctggagttcctgttgtggctcatcagcttaaggacccgacattgtctctgtaattatacaggtttgatccttggccttgctcagtggattgaggatctgacattgctacaagctgtggtgtagactgcagatgcggcttggattcagtgttgccatagctgtggtgtaggcctcagctatgGCTTTTATTCGACCCCgatccagaaacttccatatgccacaggtttggccataaaaagaaaaaaaaaattagcagttcttgttgtggctctgcaggttaagaacccaaatagcatccataaggatgcaggtctgatccctggcctcactcggtgggttaaggatccagtgttgtcaaaagctatggcataggctgcagatgtagcctggatctggtattgctatggctatggtgtagaccagcagctacagttctgagtcaatccctagcctgggaacttccacatgtgatgggtgcagtcctgaaaagaaaaacaaaaagaaaagagaaaaacaaagttaaaccTAACTCCTATTAGAAATACACTATAAAGTGCCCTGCTGGCCTACTGGGTCAAGGTTCCAGTATTGTCACTGATATGGCTTgcgcttgatccctggcccaggaacttttaagTGCCATTggcaccaccccccaaaaaaatacatttcaatatcattaactcatttaaccaaAAAGACCTACctgttaattttatgtattattgtTAAAAGGCAAATCAATGAATTACCTCACCtcagttctcattttttaaagtaaatggtaGATAGGTATCAAACATCAaacaagctacaaggatatatggtATAATAGGAATACAGCCAATATCTTACAGCAACtacaaatggagtataacctttaaaaattgtgactcaccATATAGTACAACCGTGACTTATATAacattgtacagcaactatacttcaacaaaaagtAATACTAATAAACATAATTTGTAAAAACCTACAGTCCAATGATGCACTTTAGAAAGGCTtagcaaacaaaatatatttaaactttcATAATTCTTTCACATCGAAAGTTTTCTCTAACTTTAATTTCCATCAAGCTTTCCAATGTTacctatgcttttatttcttttccatgaaaGTTTTAACATGTAAGGATGGAGCCAGCTCAAGTCTTTTCTGATGCTGTTTACCTTCAAGATTATTTATCCAGTGGCTCCTTTTATGCTTTCGGAAGGAACTGGGACAactaaaggctttcccacattcttcACATCTatatggtttctctccagtatgcaGTCTCACATGTCTCTGAAAATTTGTGTGACAaatgaaggctttcccacattcattacattcaaagggtttctctccagtatgaattctctcaTGTACTTGAACATAACTGGAACAACTGAAGCCTTTGccacatattttacatttataaggtttttctccagtgtgagTTCTTCTGTGTGATTGTAAGGAATAGAAATAACTGAAAGCTTTACCACACTgtttacattcatagggtttctctccagtatgactCCTTTCATGTATTTGAAATGAACTGGGAGAAAGGAATGTTTTCTCACACTCCTTACATTTATAAGGTCCTTCTCCAGTGTGAGTGATTGTGTGTGCTCGGAAGCTTGAAAGAGAagtaaaggctttcccacatgccttacattcatagggtttctctcctgtgtgggtCCTTTCATGTGTTTGTAAGGAACTATGATATCTGTAGACTTTGCCGCATGCCTTACACTGATAGGGTTTCTCCCCAGTATGAATTCTTTCATGTCTTCGAAGAGAACTGGGGCAACTGAATGCTTTGGTACATTTTTTACATTCATACGGTTTCTCTCCACTGtgatttctttcatgtattttgaaaccCAGATGAGAACTGAAAGTTTTACCACATAAGTTACATTGATagggtttttctccagtgtgatttctttcatgtatttttaaacctCGAAGGGAAATATAGGCCCTACCACATTGCTTACATTCATAAAATTTCTCTACTGTGCCAGTTCTGCCATGTCTTTGATACCTATAGACTCTTCCAAATTGTTTACACTGATGGTGTTTCTCTTCAGTGTGACTTCTTCCATGCACGTGAAGGGAACTGAAACAAATGAAGACTTTCTCACATTCCTCACATTTATAAATTTTCTCTCCATTGtggtttctttcatgttttttaaaacactggaGATAGCGGAATGCTTTCCCACATATCTTACATTTATATGGCTTCTCTCCATATTTCTGATACTCATATGGTTTAGGTTCCGTGTGACATCTCATGTGTCTATTAAGGGATGAATGATGCATGAATACTTCTCCACATGCACTGCATTCATGTGGTTTCACTCCAGTAGCTTTCTTCTTCAGACTTAGACTTGGAATAAGACTCAAGTTTCTTCCACATGGACTACTCTCTTTATTTGCACAGAATGCCTCAACCATGTGGCTTCTGTAAATAATGAGAAGCACATTATTAATGATTTATTggtgatcttattttatttattatgatttatagGAATAGTGTAGggtttctcctttgtttcacTTGTTAAAAATTGAATATACTGAATGCTCTGCAAAAGGACTTCACTGTTCTACTACTTAAACAGTAATACTCATACATAGGGTTTACTAATACCATTTCCAGGTGAAATATTTTGCCAACACTAAGCAACTATACCACATTTCAGAAAGTatttttggggaaaattttttcttttgaaaattttctcatAAATTAATTTGAAGAAGGGAATatttgttgtttgcttctttttaaaattttgtaacatACTAGGATGCTCACATGAGGCACTGCTTCTTATTGTGACTATGACTCACCTTAGTTTACTCCCTTGGTTTTTGTGCTGATCTTCAATATCATGATCTTCCCATGTTTTCCCTAAAATGTAGACccagaaaaataattccaaagcATTAGAAGTTACAGAAAAATTATCAGATTCTAAGTCATATGCCTAGAGCATGTCTAGTTTACTCACCAACATTCTTCCCTTTCCACATTCCACATATTGGAACAACATTGATGGGCAAGAAAAACTCATTTTCGAACTGACAAAGTGAAGGAAGTTGTCA is part of the Sus scrofa isolate TJ Tabasco breed Duroc chromosome 2, Sscrofa11.1, whole genome shotgun sequence genome and encodes:
- the LOC100521069 gene encoding zinc finger protein 709-like — its product is MDSVVFEDVAVNFTLEEWALLAPSEKKLYRYVMQETFRNLASIGKTWEDHDIEDQHKNQGSKLRSHMVEAFCANKESSPCGRNLSLIPSLSLKKKATGVKPHECSACGEVFMHHSSLNRHMRCHTEPKPYEYQKYGEKPYKCKICGKAFRYLQCFKKHERNHNGEKIYKCEECEKVFICFSSLHVHGRSHTEEKHHQCKQFGRVYRYQRHGRTGTVEKFYECKQCGRAYISLRGLKIHERNHTGEKPYQCNLCGKTFSSHLGFKIHERNHSGEKPYECKKCTKAFSCPSSLRRHERIHTGEKPYQCKACGKVYRYHSSLQTHERTHTGEKPYECKACGKAFTSLSSFRAHTITHTGEGPYKCKECEKTFLSPSSFQIHERSHTGEKPYECKQCGKAFSYFYSLQSHRRTHTGEKPYKCKICGKGFSCSSYVQVHERIHTGEKPFECNECGKAFICHTNFQRHVRLHTGEKPYRCEECGKAFSCPSSFRKHKRSHWINNLEGKQHQKRLELAPSLHVKTFMEKK